The Flavobacterium sp. IMCC34852 genome contains the following window.
TAGAGGTATAATTGATGCCCGAATAAGTTCCGCCATTAGTAGCACTCAATCTGAATGGACCTTCAGTAGTGTTACTTCCTCCTGCATTTAAGCAGTTTCCACAACCGTCAACCAACCAATTATCTGGATTGGCATTACTGAAAGTTCCACCTTCTGCAACATAAGAACTTGTAGCAAATCCGCTTTCGGAATACAATACCGATGAGCCGCCAATACAGATGGTTTGCGGAGTCGCTGTAACCGGTGTAGGTCTGATATTTGGTATTACATCCACCAAAGCAACATAAGAGTAAGCCAAATTACAAGTGGTTCCGTTTCGAACTACTGCTCTAAAAAAAGTGGTTTGTGTTATGTTGTTGAATGTTAATGTAGCTGTGGTGTTGGCAATAGGCGTCCATGTTGTTCCACCATTTGTAGTTGACTCCCAACGTATAATATTTCCGATGTGACCACTTAAATATATGTTTCCGGTTCCAAAATGACAAACAGTAGTTGTTCTTACTACAGGCGTTATATTCGGTAAAGAAATAGAAGCTGTACCGCCAACACTTTGCTCGTTTACTGTTATAGCAGCATAATCAGAAATTAAATCGGTATCACAACCATTACTAACGACACAATGGTAATCGGTAGCTGTGTCTGCAGGTGTGATTAAATTGAAAGTTAAACTTGGGGTTGAAACACCTGAAATGTTTCCGCCATTAACTAATGCTGTAGTTCCTTTAAACCATTGATAAGTTAAGTTGTCTCCGGTGGCAGTAATTGAAAGTGAAACCAAATTATTTTCGCAAATAGTTTGACTTATCTGAGGCTGTGCCGTAATTGACATTGATTGCGGAACTACTACAGTACTTGATGTATTTAAACAAGTTGTTGTAGCATCTGTAAAAGTAAACGTTACATTCCCAAAATCAAGGGCATTTACCAAACCGTTGTTGTCTATTGTTGCTACAGTGGTGTTATTGCTAATCCAACTTCCTCCGGTATTGGGCGAGAGTTGTATGGTGCTTCCGATGCAAACGCTGCTTGGAGCAGTAATTGTTGGTGCTGCATTAACAGTAACTGAAGTTGTCGTCGCATTAGAACAACCGTTGCCATCAGTGTAAGTATAGGTTATGATTGTGGTTCCTCCGGCCAAGCCGCTTACACTTCCGGAACTATTAATAGTAGCAACGGATGGGTTGGCAGAACTCCAATTTCCTCCAATTGTACTGTTTGAAAGTGTAGTTGATCCTCCGGCACAAACTGTTGTACTTCCTGTAATTGCATCTACTGTTGGAAGCGGATTTATCGTAAAGTTGGCTGAACTAGTAACGGTTCCTTGTGGAGTAGTTAAAGAAATGCTTCCTGATGTAGCTCCTATTGGTAAAGTAGCAGTCACTTGAGTATTACTATTCTGAACAAAAGCAGTAGAGGTTCCGTTAAAACTAACACTCGTGGTTCCGGCGATATAATTCCCTGTTATTATTACTGAGGTATTTGAACCTTCACAAGCGCTCGAAGGGGAAAATCCGATAGTAGTGTAATGAATTGTAATTCTGAGATAATCCACAGTAGCCGTTAAGCTATTGTTCGCATTTACCGAAATCATCGCTCCAAAATTAGCTGCGTTGATATCAGCGGCTGTCCAAGTTGTTCCCCAAGTGTCGGTTGAAGAGCCATAAGTGGCTACTGAAAAAGTAGTGCCATAAGCAGTAGTTACGGCTTTGTTGTTTCCGGCTATTACACCATTTTTTACTAAACTTACAACATTGTCTCGGGTTATTCTCCCTGCATTGGTAGCACTTGTTCTTCTGTTAACGGTCAATACAATACCATTAATAATGGCATTGTTTGGTATAGAAAAACCATAATTGCTTCCAAAAAGATTGTCGGTATTTCCGGCGGTGGCAAAAACAGCAGTTGCATAATTGGCGTCTGCAGTATTGGTTATGTTTCCCGGCGTTGTCCAATCTAAATTAGCTCCGGCAACAAAAGTCCCGGTAGTTGGATTATTCGGCCCGCTGGTTTGGGCTGATGAAGACTCGCTTACCAGAAGTAAAAGCGCAGCTAGAAGTAGGATGTATTTTTTTGATAAAAATAATTCTAGCAATAAATTAATCTCTGTTTGCATGTAGTTTTTTTTCATAGGGCGATGAATTTTAAACTCCGTTAATACTTCTACAAATTTAGAGTGGGTGTCTATAGATGGTATTATTTTTAGTTGTATAACCTCAAAAATCGATTAACTACAGTTTTTTGTGTGCTTTCACATCTTTTTTCATAAGCAAACACGATATAAATGCCTTATTTGCAGTATTTTACGTTTTAAAAAAGATGTATTTCAACGATAGTTTTTTACCGTTTATGGAGTGTTTTATTATTGATAAATCAATAATTATTGTAAATAAAAGATGATTTAAACGGGTTTTTTTATGCTGAATTCAAATGAAAGCGATGACAATAAATAGTATAAATTACCTATATTTGTTTCTTGCTAATCAAAGTAAGCCGGATGAATTTTTTCTTAAAAGTTTTCCTTTTATTTCCCTTACTCATTTTCTCTCAATCTGATTTTGATAGAGGAGAAAAATTATTTGTACAATCAAAATACGATTTGGCAAAGCCGCTACTTGAACAATGGATAAAAGAACATCCGAATCATTTAAAAGCAATTGAATACCTCGGCGATATTGAAGGAGCAAACAAATCTTGGGACAAAGCCATGACCTATTATGATAAGTTGAGAAAGCTCAAGCCGTCTGAGGCTAATTACCATTATAAATATGGTGGTTGTTTAGGGATGAAAGCCAAAGAATCCAATAAATTTAAAGCTTTGAGAATGATTGGTGATATCAAAGCGTGTTTTGAAAAAGCCATTCAGCTCAATGCCAATCATATTGAAGCTCGTTGGGCTTTAATTGAACTGTACCTTGAATTGCCGGGCATAGTTGGAGGAAGCGAACGCAAAGCACAACAATATGCCGGTGAATTGTTGAAAATTTCTCCGGTTGACGGATATTTGGCCAAAGGTCGAATTGCCGAATATTTTGAACGATATGCTGAAGCTGAAAGAAACTATGCCAGAGCCATAGCAGTAGGCGGTTCTAAAACAACCTATCAAAAATTAGCCAATTTGTACAAAAACAAAATGAATCAGCCTGAGAAAGCCAAACAACTCATGCAAACCTATCAAGAGAAAAATAAATCACAATAATGCGAACACATTTTATAGCCATTGGCGGTGCAGCCATGCACAATTTAGCTTTGGCCCTTCATCATAAAGGATACCAAGTAACCGGTAGCGACGATGCCATCTTTGAACCCTCAAAATCAAGATTAGAAAAGAAAGGCTTATTGCCTGCCGAAATGGGTTGGTTTCCCGAAAAAATCACAGCGGATATAGAAGCCATTATTCTCGGAATGCATGCCAAGGCAGATAATCCCGAATTGCTCAAAGCACAAGCTTTAGGACTTAAAATTTATTCCTATCCGGAGTTTTTATATGAACAATCTAAAAACAAAACCCGTGTAGTTATTGGAGGTTCTCACGGAAAAACCACCATAACCTCCATGATTTTACATGTGATGCATTTTCACAATATTGAAGTCGATTACATGGTTGGAGCCCAATTGGAAGGTTTTGACACTATGGTGCACTTGACACATGACAATGATTTCATAGTCTTAGAAGGCGATGAATATTTGTCGTCACCAATAGACAGAAGACCCAAGTTTCATTTGTACCAACCTAATATAGCATTACTTTCGGGCATTGCTTGGGATCATATCAATGTGTTTCCAACGTTTGATAATTATGTTGAGCAATTTGAAATTTTTGTCAACCAAATTACCAAAGGCGGTATACTAGTTTATAATGAAGAAGATGAAACCGTTAAAAAAGTAGCCGAAGAAAGTACCAATACCATTCGAAGATTGCCTTATCAAACGCCAAGTTACTCGGTGAAAGACGGCACAACTTTATTAGATACGCCCGAAGGACCAATGCCTATCGAAGTTTTTGGAGCCCACAATCTCAATAATTTGGCCGGCGCCAAATGGATTTGCCAAAACATGGGTGTAGATGAAGTCGATTTCTATGAGGCCATCGCCAGTTTTAAAGGTGCCAGTAAACGTTTGGAAAAAATAGCCGAAGGTAAAGGCAAAGTAGCCTACAAAGATTTCGCACATTCGCCAAGTAAAGTATCGGCAACGACTAAAGCCGTTAAAGCTCAATATCCCGACAGAAAATTAGTGGCGTGTTTAGAGTTGCATACGTACAGCAGTTTGAACGCCGAATTCCTAAAAGAATACGAAGGAGCATTAGATGCCGCTGATGTAGCAGTCGTTTTCTATTCGCCCGATGCGGTTAAAATCAAACAATTAGAAGAAGTAACTTATGAGCAAATTGCACAATCTTTCAAGCGCGATGACTTGATTATTTATACCAATCCGGCGGAGTTTAAAGACTTCTTGTTCTCTTATGATTTGAATAATTCCGCATTGCTGTTAATGAGTTCAGGGAATTATGGAGGATTGAACTTTGATGAGGTAAAAGGGTTGATCGAATAGGTTTAAATGGATGTATTGACTTTTATTTCAGATGTTTTAAATTTTCAAAATCCTAGAGGCGTTTTTCAAAAGAAATATAAGTGTTTTAGAGATACCTCTGAATATAAAGGAACAAGATTTTTAGCTTTTGTTTCCTTTTCGATTCTGTTGTGTTTTTATTTGGTGTTGATTTTTGGAATTGGTTATTTTTTATATTCCAAATTTATTGCTCGTATCTAAAATGCCCAACTATCTCATAGCTGAATAAGCAATCTTCTAAAACTTGTCCGCCGCCAACATTATGTACAATCATCGGATTTCCGTTCGGTGATTTTATATGAGTAATGATACCAATGTGTGGCAGTTTACCGTTAATCACCCAAGTGACTATTTCACCGGTTTTGTAATCTGCAGCGTTTTGAGTGACGGCTAATTTTTGTCCTTTTCGGGTAAAGAAAACTTCCAGATTAGGAACTCTTCTGTGATCAATATTGGTGTCCGGTTTTCTCAATCCCCATTTTTTTAAGTTTGGATATTTATTGAAGTTAGCTTTCAAATCTTCATGGACTTCTTTTTGCAAATCAATACCCAACTTTCGGTAAGCCCGAATTACAACATCGGTACAAACACCTGTATTGGCAGGGACATCACCATTGGGGTATTTTATAGAAACATAATTGGGTGTATAAACAATACTCGGGTCAATAATGGAAATAGCAGCAGCCGATAATTTCTCCTCAAATGAATTGGCTGTCGCTTCAGTGACATCATCCATTTTTTGTCCACAAGTTAAAAATGTAAGTAAAATTAGCGAAAATTGAAAAAGTTTCATATTTTTAGGTTTTGAATAACTAACGATAAATCTTTCAATTTAGTATTTAATTTGGACCAAAATTTCTCCATAAAGTATTGGGCGGAAGATGATAAGCCACGCGAAAAGTTTCTCCTAAAAGGAAAAGCAACACTCAGCGATGCCGAGCTAGTGGCTATTCTTATTGGTTCCGGAAGCAGGAATGAAAGTGCCGTTTCTTTGAGTAAGAAGATTTTGTCGAGCGTGAATAATAATTTAAATGCTTTGGGAAAATTGTCAATAA
Protein-coding sequences here:
- a CDS encoding tetratricopeptide repeat protein: MNFFLKVFLLFPLLIFSQSDFDRGEKLFVQSKYDLAKPLLEQWIKEHPNHLKAIEYLGDIEGANKSWDKAMTYYDKLRKLKPSEANYHYKYGGCLGMKAKESNKFKALRMIGDIKACFEKAIQLNANHIEARWALIELYLELPGIVGGSERKAQQYAGELLKISPVDGYLAKGRIAEYFERYAEAERNYARAIAVGGSKTTYQKLANLYKNKMNQPEKAKQLMQTYQEKNKSQ
- a CDS encoding UDP-N-acetylmuramate--L-alanine ligase, which codes for MRTHFIAIGGAAMHNLALALHHKGYQVTGSDDAIFEPSKSRLEKKGLLPAEMGWFPEKITADIEAIILGMHAKADNPELLKAQALGLKIYSYPEFLYEQSKNKTRVVIGGSHGKTTITSMILHVMHFHNIEVDYMVGAQLEGFDTMVHLTHDNDFIVLEGDEYLSSPIDRRPKFHLYQPNIALLSGIAWDHINVFPTFDNYVEQFEIFVNQITKGGILVYNEEDETVKKVAEESTNTIRRLPYQTPSYSVKDGTTLLDTPEGPMPIEVFGAHNLNNLAGAKWICQNMGVDEVDFYEAIASFKGASKRLEKIAEGKGKVAYKDFAHSPSKVSATTKAVKAQYPDRKLVACLELHTYSSLNAEFLKEYEGALDAADVAVVFYSPDAVKIKQLEEVTYEQIAQSFKRDDLIIYTNPAEFKDFLFSYDLNNSALLLMSSGNYGGLNFDEVKGLIE
- a CDS encoding DUF1287 domain-containing protein — protein: MKLFQFSLILLTFLTCGQKMDDVTEATANSFEEKLSAAAISIIDPSIVYTPNYVSIKYPNGDVPANTGVCTDVVIRAYRKLGIDLQKEVHEDLKANFNKYPNLKKWGLRKPDTNIDHRRVPNLEVFFTRKGQKLAVTQNAADYKTGEIVTWVINGKLPHIGIITHIKSPNGNPMIVHNVGGGQVLEDCLFSYEIVGHFRYEQ